The DNA window ATCACGCCGCGGTTCCTCGGGCAGGGGAGGGTGTTGATGGTCGGGCAACTCATCGAGGGACGAATCACGGGACAGTACGCCATCGACTACGGAAGCGCGGCGTCGATGTTCATCGTCGTCTCCATCGTGGTCGCCTTCGCGCTCGCGTTCCGCTACGTCAGCATCGAAGAGTTGGGAGGTGTCTGAGATGGCTGCCGAAACCGGAACCACGACGGAGCGAGCCGACGAGTCGAGTGAATCGCCGACGTTCGGACACGAGCGGAGACAGCGACTGCTCCGCCGCGGCCTGTACGTCATCGTGGGACTGCTGTTGGTGTTCCTGTGGATACCGCTGGTCGCCATGATGTTCCTCTCGTTCGCCGTCAACTCCAGCACGTTCTTCCCGTTCCAAGGGTTCACGTTCGCCCACTACACGGCGACGTTCGCCGACGGGTCGCTGATGACCGCGCTGTTGAACAGCGTCCAAGTGGCGACGTTCTCGGCGCTGATAGCGACGGTTCTCGGCGTGCTGGCGAGCTTCGCCCTCGTCCGCTACGACTTCCCGCTCAAGGAGCTGTACCGGACGTTCGGCATCCTCCCGATGGTCATTCCGGGCGTCGTGTTGGGCATCGCGCTCATCATCTACTTCCAGACGGTCCTCGGGATGACCATGGGACCCATCACGCTCATCCTCACCCACAGCATCTACGGCTTCCCGTTCGTCCTGTTGATGGTGACGGCCCGCCTCTACACCTTCGACAGGTCGTTGGAGGACGCGGCGCGCGATTTGGGGGCCGACCCGCTCACGACGTTCTGGGACGTGACGCTCCCCATCGTCGCCCCCGCCATCGGTGCCGGATTCCTCTTCGCGTGGATTCGGTCGTTCGAGGACTTCATCCGGGCGCACTTCGTCGGCGGCACGATGAACGTCATAACCGTGTCGATGTACTCGATGATAAAGTACGGAACCGCGCCGAAGATGAACGCCATCTCGACGTTCATCGTCTTCGTCATCGCCGTCGCGCTGGCGGTGGCGATGAACGTCGGCAACGTCACCGGCTACGTGGCCGGGACGGGCGGCGGAGAAGAAGAGTAGCGAGCTGATTTCTTTTCTAGGCGCGCTTTTGGATTTCCTCGCGCAGAAGCTGACTCACGAGGTCGCCGTCCGCCTTCCCGCGAAGGCTTCCCATGCATTCACCCATCAGCCCGGAGAAGGCACCCATTCCCTCCTCTTCGACCTGTTCTTCGTTGCGCTCGACGACTTCGACCACCGCTTCTCGAACCTCCTCGTCGTCCACGCCGGAGAGCCCCGCTTCTTCGACGGCCTCTTCCGCCGTCAGTTCGGGGTTCTCCGCCAGCAGCGTCATCACGTCGTTGACGCCTTCCTTCGCCAACTCGCCGTCGGTGACGAGCGCGATGACGGCGAGGAAGTGCTCGTCGTCGAGATTTTCGACCGGCACGTCGTCGCGCCGGAGTTCCGTCACCGTGCTCTCGACCAGTCCGGCGACGAACGTCGGGTCAGCACCGGTTTCGACCGCCCGCTCGAACAGCGGCATCCGGCGGCCGTAGGCGACCTGTTCGGCGAGTCCCGCGCCGAGCGAGAACTCGGACTGGTAGCGTTCGACCTTCTCGGTGAGCAGTTCGGGCGTCTCGACCTCCGTCGGGTCCAAATCGACCGGCGGAACGTCGGTTTCGGGGTACATCCGCGCCGCGCCGGGGAGCGGACGGAGGTAGCCCGAGGTGCCGTCCTCGTTCGCGCCGCGGGTCTCCTCGGGGACTGCTTCGATGGCGACTGCCGCGCGCTCCGCGGCGGCCTCGATGGCCCCGTCAGCGACCTCGGGGCTGGCGGCGACGATGGCGACTGCATCCTCCTCGCCCGCGTCCACCGCGTCTCGGAGCGCATCGACTTCCTCCTCCGTGACGCCGTAGGCGGGCAGTTCGTCGGTGTGGAAGATGCCACCCGCGCCGTGGCGCTTGGCGTGGTCAGACAGTTCCGTGCCGAGGCGTCGGTCGGGCTGAATCTCCCGGCCGACGAGGCCGTCGAAGCCGAAGAGGGGAACCGCGGTGACTTTCCCACCGCTGTCGAGCGCGCCCTCGATGACGCCGCTTTCCGTCCCCTCGAACACGTCCGTCACGTCTTGTACCTCGCCGACCTCGGCGTCGCGCGACTGGAGTTCGTCGCGGATGTCGAGGAGTTCGACCTGTCGGCCGACCTCCAACCGAACGAGGTCGTCGATGTCGTCCAGACTCTGGACACCCTTCATCTCCACGCGTGCGCCGTCCTCGATGGAGACGTTCACGTCCTGGCGGATAGTCCCGAGACCGCGTTTGACGTGGCCGGTCGAGCGGAGGAGCATACCGATGCGTTCTGCGGCCTCACGAGCCTGTTCGGGCGAACTGATGTCAGGGCTGGTGCCGATTTCGACCAGCGGGATTCCGAGGCGGTCGAGGCTGAAGGTAACGCCGTCCTCGCGCTCCTCGACGCGCTGGGCGCTCTCCTCTTCGAGCATCAGGTCCTCGACGCCGACCGGACCGTCGCTGGTCTGGATTTCGCCGCCGGTTGCGACGAGCGTGGACCGCTGGAATCCCGAGGTGTTCGACCCGTCAACGACGATTTTTCGCATGATGTGCGCTTGGTCCACCACGTCCATGTCGAGCAGTTGGGCGATTTCGAGGACGACCTGCTGGGCTTCCCCGTCCAGTCGGTGTGGCGGTTCGTCGTCGGCCTCCACGAGACAAGTGGAGTCGTAGCCGAGATATTCGAATTCGCGGTCGATTTGGCTCTCTTCGAGGGCCGCTTCGTCTATCTCGCCGAGTTCGCTCCGCGTCGGATGGAGATAGCGGGTGAACGTTCGGGACGACTCCTCGGGGTCGCGTAGTTCGGTCGGACAGCCACAGAACAACTTCGTCTCGGTGTCGAGTTGCTGGTGTATCTCCAGCCCCGCCACGAGACCGAGGTTCTCGTAGTCGTACTCACTCATTGGTCGGACATGAGATGTGGAGGGGTAAAAAACCGACCAGTTCGGGCGAGTCTGTCCATTCGAACCGTCGACAAGAGGTCCGAAACGTGGGGCCGTGACCGGGCGCGGACGTACCGCGGAACCGTCGGGTCACGGTTCGCGCACGCCACCGACGAGCGAGAGGGACGACCGCATAAATGACACGCAAATGCTTACTCATTCGTGAATTTCTTCGAAGATATGAATTCGATATCGGCATGCTCCCCATAGATATAAAAATGATACGAACAGTAAACCGGATATGAACGATTTCCTCGCGTCGAGGAATCCAACAGCGGACGCGCCGATTCGTATCCTCCACGTCGATGACGACCCGGCACGGTTGCGCCTCTCCGACCCGTTGCTGTCCGAACACATCTCCGATATCGCCGTTTACACCGAAACGGCACCCACGAAAGCCATCGACCGTCTCGATTCCCTCACGGTGGATTGTATCGTCAGCGATTTCGACATGGGGTCGATGGACGGACTCGAATTCTTGGAAGCGGTTCGTGAGCGCTCGCCCGAACTGCCGTTCATCCTCTTCACCGGCAAAGGGAGCGAAGAGATAGCCAGCGAAGCCATCTCCGCGGGCGTCACCGACTACCTCCAGAAGGGCGGCCCCGACAGATACGCGGTGCTGGCGAACCGCATCGAAAACGTCGTCAGCCGCCATCGCGCCGAACGAGCGACGGACGCGTACCGACGGCACATGAACGCCGTCTACGACCGGGTGACGGACGCGTTTTTAGCGTTGGACGCCGACTGGCGGTTCACGTTCGTCAACGCGCGCGGCGAGGAACTGCTCGACCGTCCCGAGGCGGACCTCCTCGGAAACGTCGTCTGGGAGGAGTTCCCCGAATCGGTCAACTCGACG is part of the Haladaptatus paucihalophilus DX253 genome and encodes:
- a CDS encoding ABC transporter permease, with protein sequence MAAETGTTTERADESSESPTFGHERRQRLLRRGLYVIVGLLLVFLWIPLVAMMFLSFAVNSSTFFPFQGFTFAHYTATFADGSLMTALLNSVQVATFSALIATVLGVLASFALVRYDFPLKELYRTFGILPMVIPGVVLGIALIIYFQTVLGMTMGPITLILTHSIYGFPFVLLMVTARLYTFDRSLEDAARDLGADPLTTFWDVTLPIVAPAIGAGFLFAWIRSFEDFIRAHFVGGTMNVITVSMYSMIKYGTAPKMNAISTFIVFVIAVALAVAMNVGNVTGYVAGTGGGEEE
- the gatE gene encoding Glu-tRNA(Gln) amidotransferase subunit GatE, which encodes MSEYDYENLGLVAGLEIHQQLDTETKLFCGCPTELRDPEESSRTFTRYLHPTRSELGEIDEAALEESQIDREFEYLGYDSTCLVEADDEPPHRLDGEAQQVVLEIAQLLDMDVVDQAHIMRKIVVDGSNTSGFQRSTLVATGGEIQTSDGPVGVEDLMLEEESAQRVEEREDGVTFSLDRLGIPLVEIGTSPDISSPEQAREAAERIGMLLRSTGHVKRGLGTIRQDVNVSIEDGARVEMKGVQSLDDIDDLVRLEVGRQVELLDIRDELQSRDAEVGEVQDVTDVFEGTESGVIEGALDSGGKVTAVPLFGFDGLVGREIQPDRRLGTELSDHAKRHGAGGIFHTDELPAYGVTEEEVDALRDAVDAGEEDAVAIVAASPEVADGAIEAAAERAAVAIEAVPEETRGANEDGTSGYLRPLPGAARMYPETDVPPVDLDPTEVETPELLTEKVERYQSEFSLGAGLAEQVAYGRRMPLFERAVETGADPTFVAGLVESTVTELRRDDVPVENLDDEHFLAVIALVTDGELAKEGVNDVMTLLAENPELTAEEAVEEAGLSGVDDEEVREAVVEVVERNEEQVEEEGMGAFSGLMGECMGSLRGKADGDLVSQLLREEIQKRA
- a CDS encoding PAS domain-containing response regulator — its product is MNDFLASRNPTADAPIRILHVDDDPARLRLSDPLLSEHISDIAVYTETAPTKAIDRLDSLTVDCIVSDFDMGSMDGLEFLEAVRERSPELPFILFTGKGSEEIASEAISAGVTDYLQKGGPDRYAVLANRIENVVSRHRAERATDAYRRHMNAVYDRVTDAFLALDADWRFTFVNARGEELLDRPEADLLGNVVWEEFPESVNSTFESEYRRAMERQEPTTFEAYFEPLETLFEVHAYPSTEGLSVYFRDVTDETRIRKEHRRERELLERVFETSPVGIIILDTDGEIERVNERMAEMLALPKERITNRNYDSSEWTVTDEDGTPIGENGHPLTTIFEDETTLRGVRTRYRTPDGEWRHFSVNGAPVHAEDGTVERIVFIVEDVTDSEIDPAC